One Erythrobacter aureus DNA segment encodes these proteins:
- the ubiG gene encoding bifunctional 2-polyprenyl-6-hydroxyphenol methylase/3-demethylubiquinol 3-O-methyltransferase UbiG: MSDATTQPSSNTSASTNSGPTIRPDEAAHFGRLAKDWWDPKGSSAMLHRLNPVRLKFLREAIDLHWAVDIEARNPLTGKSALDVGCGAGLLCEPLTRLGAEVTGVDAAPENVAAAALHAEGTGLDIRYIAGEIGGLDIDTFDLVTAMEVIEHVADKRAFVAALAEKLAPGGLMVLSTPNRTPQSRLLMIGAAEGIGLIPKGTHHWDDFIAPEELGELLDEAGLEMGDPKGIGFSPTKGLHLSGDLSLNYIVTARAR, from the coding sequence ATGAGCGATGCAACCACGCAGCCGAGTAGCAATACTTCGGCCAGCACAAATTCCGGCCCAACGATCCGGCCCGACGAGGCCGCGCATTTCGGCAGGCTGGCCAAGGACTGGTGGGACCCGAAGGGCTCGTCCGCCATGCTCCACCGGCTCAACCCGGTGCGTCTCAAGTTCCTGCGCGAAGCGATCGACCTGCATTGGGCGGTCGATATCGAGGCGCGCAACCCGCTTACCGGAAAGAGCGCGCTCGATGTCGGCTGCGGTGCGGGCCTGCTATGCGAACCACTCACACGGCTGGGGGCTGAGGTGACGGGGGTCGATGCCGCACCGGAGAATGTCGCGGCCGCCGCGCTTCATGCGGAAGGCACGGGGCTCGATATCCGCTATATCGCGGGCGAGATCGGCGGCCTCGACATCGACACCTTCGATCTCGTCACCGCGATGGAGGTGATCGAGCATGTCGCCGACAAACGGGCCTTCGTCGCTGCGCTCGCGGAGAAGCTGGCGCCCGGCGGGCTTATGGTCCTTTCCACTCCCAACCGCACGCCGCAGTCGCGTCTGCTGATGATCGGCGCCGCGGAAGGCATCGGGCTGATTCCCAAGGGCACGCATCACTGGGACGATTTCATCGCGCCCGAAGAACTGGGCGAACTGCTCGACGAAGCCGGGCTCGAAATGGGTGATCCGAAAGGCATCGGCTTTTCGCCCACCAAGGGCCTGCACCTGTCCGGCGATCTATCGCTGAACTATATCGTCACCGCCCGAGCGCGCTGA
- a CDS encoding glycerophosphodiester phosphodiesterase family protein has product MVRALLLILAALAVPSAAAATAQDFIVIAHRGASGERPEHTLAAYERAIDQGADYIEPDLVATKDMQLVARHETEIGETTDVASREEFADRKRSKTIERRLVTGWFAEDFTLAELRSLRVRERLPGLRPGNARFDGLYQIPTFEEIAALVRAKEAETGRRIGIYPELKHPTWLFQEAGIDTVDLLATALRKADLDDADDLVFVQVFEVGPLKRLNALVETPLVLLISSQGGPYDEPATSWADILTPSGLTEVAGYADGIGPHLGHVLSADGTSTGLVGDAHAVGLKVHPWTLRKENAFLPPALRRGAGQGAAGDLGTLARMVRASGADGVFTDDPALVLSALGR; this is encoded by the coding sequence GGCAGCGGCGACGGCGCAGGACTTCATAGTGATCGCGCATCGCGGGGCCAGCGGCGAACGGCCCGAGCATACGCTGGCGGCCTATGAGCGCGCGATCGATCAGGGGGCGGATTACATCGAGCCCGATCTGGTGGCCACGAAGGACATGCAGCTCGTCGCCCGGCACGAAACCGAGATTGGCGAAACGACCGATGTCGCGAGCCGCGAGGAGTTTGCCGATCGCAAGCGCTCGAAGACGATAGAGAGGCGGCTGGTCACTGGATGGTTCGCCGAGGACTTCACGCTCGCCGAATTGCGCAGCCTGCGCGTGCGCGAGCGGCTGCCGGGCCTGCGCCCCGGCAATGCGCGTTTCGACGGCCTCTATCAGATCCCTACTTTTGAGGAGATCGCCGCACTGGTACGGGCAAAAGAGGCCGAGACCGGCAGGCGGATCGGCATCTATCCGGAATTGAAGCACCCGACCTGGCTGTTCCAAGAGGCAGGAATCGATACGGTCGATCTGCTCGCCACCGCCCTGCGCAAGGCCGATCTCGACGATGCGGACGATCTGGTCTTCGTGCAAGTCTTCGAGGTCGGGCCGCTCAAGCGGTTGAATGCGCTGGTCGAAACCCCTCTTGTGCTGCTGATTTCATCCCAAGGCGGCCCCTATGACGAACCCGCGACGAGCTGGGCTGATATACTGACTCCTTCGGGTCTTACCGAAGTGGCGGGCTATGCCGATGGAATTGGTCCGCATCTCGGCCATGTTCTGTCAGCCGATGGCACTTCGACAGGCCTTGTCGGTGACGCGCATGCGGTGGGTCTAAAGGTTCATCCCTGGACGCTGCGTAAGGAGAACGCCTTCCTCCCGCCCGCGCTACGCCGTGGGGCTGGGCAGGGCGCGGCGGGCGATCTTGGCACGCTCGCGCGCATGGTGCGCGCCTCGGGCGCCGATGGCGTATTTACCGACGATCCCGCGCTGGTGCTCAGCGCGCTCGGGCGGTGA